The Bradyrhizobium sp. B097 genome contains the following window.
ATCCGGAGATCAACTTCGTCACGCATGAGGAAATCCAAACCGACCGATATTACGCCACGTACAGCGTCGGATTGTTTTTCGACGACAAGAATTTCGTCTACCAGCCGTGCGACTTCCGCTTCGTGGGGCTGCACCGCACCGCCGGATACATCCTCGGTGTCGATCCGACCGAGGTGGCGCCACGCATCTCGCTGGCAGATGATCAAAGGCCCATCCCCGAGCCTTACGTTTGCATTGCGGTGCAGAGCACGACGCAGTGCAAGTACTGGAATAACCCCAACGGCTGGCGCGAGCTGACCGGCTTTCTCAAGCAGGCCGGCTATCGCGTGATCTGCATCGATCAGAAGCCGACGCACGGCCACGAGCTGGTATGGAATCACATTCCGAACGGCGCGGAGGACTGGACCGGTGACCGCCCGATTCAGGAGCGGGCGAATCTGCTCAACCATGCGGACTTTTTCATCGGCCTTTCCAGCGGGCTTGCTTGGCTGGCCTGGGCGGTCGGCACCCCGGTCGTGATGATCGCGGGCTTCACGCATCCGACAAATGAATTTGCTACGCCCTACCGCGTGATCAACTATCACGCCTGCAACAGCTGCTGGAACGATCCGGCCGTTCGATTCGACCACAAGGATTTTTTCTGGTGTCCCCGCCACAAGGGGACGCCGCGTCAGTTCGAATGCACAAGACTGATCACCGTGGACCATGTGAAGTCGGTGATCAGAACGATT
Protein-coding sequences here:
- a CDS encoding autotransporter strand-loop-strand O-heptosyltransferase translates to MNAIAVAPAIGLKRPIDHVADQPKVIVDRSTDGVPAKSEAVAPDAETPKRAYPAAAELPTQVGPKGLRFDFNDGARVVCPEAEGPWRVRLWDAETGNVLFETQFAGGRVNSSKRYYIRFRIEVLQGEDVIFSHEYNATDRHVLIQLPVGTLGDTIGWFPYVEKFRKAHNCRLTCAMAEKLIPLFRDAYPEINFVTHEEIQTDRYYATYSVGLFFDDKNFVYQPCDFRFVGLHRTAGYILGVDPTEVAPRISLADDQRPIPEPYVCIAVQSTTQCKYWNNPNGWRELTGFLKQAGYRVICIDQKPTHGHELVWNHIPNGAEDWTGDRPIQERANLLNHADFFIGLSSGLAWLAWAVGTPVVMIAGFTHPTNEFATPYRVINYHACNSCWNDPAVRFDHKDFFWCPRHKGTPRQFECTRLITVDHVKSVIRTIPGFKL